From a region of the Actinomycetota bacterium genome:
- a CDS encoding type I restriction endonuclease subunit R, whose amino-acid sequence MSEDLTPYRIEPIALSNESTVVAEFLPDALGVREAAYQSEAELESAFIKQLQLQAYEYLPITSEADLIGNLRLQMEALNKITFSDAEWDRFFTTCVAGANDGIVEKTARIQEDHVQVLKRDDGTIKNIYLIDKQNIHNNRLQVINQYEVAGGSAELPRANRYDVTVLVNGLPMVHVELKRRGVDIREAFNQINRYQRDSFWADSGLFEYVQLFVISNGTLTKYYSNTVRDGHLAGQRSKRSRQKTSNSFSFTSWWADAKNHPITELVGFTKTFFAKHTLLNILTRYCVFDVDRKLLVMRPYQIAAAEQILQRIATSTNHRQLGTTAAGGYIWHTTGSGKTLTSFKTAQLARGLPEIDKVLFVVDRKDLDYQTMREYERFEKGAANSNTSTAVLQRQLEDPNARIIITTIQKLSRFIAKNKRHSVHDQHMVVIFDECHRSQFGDMHTEITRAFKRYHLFGFTGTPIFADNAASRGNPLMRTTEQAFGDKLHTYTIVDAINDKNVLPFRIDYINTIKTSPTIKDKKVSAIDTERALLAPERIKQVVGYIRERFDQKTKRAASYHVEGQRLVGFNSLFATASIDAAKRYYAEFAEQEKELPPARRLKVGLIYSFTANEEEVDGLLTEEEFETEGLDQSSRDFLDAAIKEYNALFGTSFDTSSDKFQNYYKDLSERLKKRELDVVIVVNMFLTGFDATTLNTLWADKNLRAHGLIQAFSRTNRILNSVKTFGNIVSFRDLEQETNDALALFGNKDAKGIALLKPYAEYYNEYQERIKELTEEFPLDKAIVGEAAQKAFIKLFGVILRLKNILTAFDDFAGNEILSSRDFQDYQSWYLNLYTEFRNASEAEKESIIDDVVFEIELIKQVEINVDYILMLVEKYLKEKGSGEDKEIRATIERAVNASPSLRNKKDLIEQFVDSVSVNAKVDVEWIAFIATKKAEELDRIIADEGLNVDETKAFIDNAFRDGAIPVTGTAITKILPPVSRFSKDNGHAVKKQTVLDKLAAFFERFFGMGGIGNC is encoded by the coding sequence ATGAGCGAAGACCTCACACCGTACCGCATCGAACCGATTGCGCTCTCAAATGAAAGCACGGTCGTCGCCGAATTCCTGCCCGATGCGCTGGGTGTGCGTGAGGCGGCGTACCAGTCCGAGGCCGAGCTGGAAAGCGCCTTCATCAAGCAATTACAGTTGCAGGCCTATGAATACCTGCCGATCACCTCGGAGGCCGATCTGATCGGCAACCTGCGCCTGCAGATGGAGGCCCTGAACAAGATCACATTTTCCGACGCCGAATGGGATCGCTTCTTCACCACCTGTGTTGCCGGCGCCAATGACGGCATCGTCGAGAAGACCGCACGTATCCAGGAAGACCATGTTCAGGTGCTCAAGCGCGACGATGGCACAATCAAGAACATCTACCTTATCGACAAGCAAAACATTCACAACAACCGCTTGCAGGTGATCAATCAGTACGAGGTGGCAGGCGGCTCCGCAGAGCTTCCCCGCGCCAATCGCTACGATGTGACGGTGCTGGTCAACGGGCTGCCAATGGTGCATGTGGAGTTGAAGCGCCGGGGGGTGGACATCCGCGAGGCCTTCAACCAGATCAACCGCTATCAGCGCGACAGTTTTTGGGCGGATTCTGGCCTTTTCGAGTACGTGCAGTTGTTCGTGATCAGCAACGGCACCCTGACCAAGTATTACAGCAACACGGTGCGTGACGGCCATCTTGCGGGACAGCGAAGCAAGCGCTCGCGCCAGAAGACCTCCAACAGCTTTTCGTTTACAAGCTGGTGGGCCGACGCGAAGAACCACCCCATCACCGAGCTGGTCGGTTTCACCAAGACCTTCTTCGCCAAACATACGCTGCTAAACATCCTGACTCGGTATTGCGTGTTCGATGTGGATCGCAAGCTACTGGTGATGCGGCCCTATCAGATCGCGGCGGCTGAGCAGATCTTGCAACGCATCGCGACCAGCACCAACCATCGGCAACTGGGCACCACCGCCGCGGGCGGTTACATCTGGCACACCACCGGATCGGGCAAGACGCTGACCAGTTTCAAGACGGCGCAACTGGCGCGGGGTCTGCCGGAGATAGATAAGGTGCTGTTTGTGGTGGATCGCAAGGATCTGGACTATCAGACCATGCGCGAGTACGAGCGCTTCGAAAAAGGAGCGGCCAACTCCAATACCTCGACGGCGGTGCTCCAGCGGCAGTTGGAAGACCCGAACGCGCGCATTATCATCACCACCATCCAGAAGCTTTCCCGCTTTATTGCCAAGAACAAAAGGCATTCGGTTCATGACCAGCATATGGTGGTGATTTTCGATGAATGCCATCGCAGCCAGTTCGGCGATATGCATACCGAAATCACACGGGCATTCAAGCGCTACCACCTGTTCGGCTTCACCGGCACACCGATCTTTGCCGACAACGCAGCCAGCCGCGGCAACCCGCTTATGCGCACCACCGAGCAGGCCTTTGGCGACAAGCTGCACACCTACACGATTGTCGATGCCATCAACGACAAAAATGTGCTGCCTTTTCGCATCGACTACATCAACACGATCAAGACATCGCCGACTATCAAGGACAAAAAGGTCTCGGCCATTGACACGGAGCGGGCGCTGTTGGCCCCGGAACGTATCAAGCAGGTAGTGGGCTATATCCGAGAGCGCTTCGACCAGAAAACCAAGCGAGCCGCCTCATACCACGTCGAGGGCCAGCGGCTGGTCGGGTTCAACTCGCTTTTCGCCACAGCCTCCATCGACGCGGCCAAACGATACTACGCCGAATTCGCCGAGCAAGAAAAAGAGCTGCCTCCTGCTCGGCGTCTCAAGGTGGGCCTGATCTACAGTTTTACCGCCAACGAGGAAGAAGTCGATGGTCTCCTGACTGAGGAGGAATTCGAAACCGAAGGGCTGGATCAAAGCTCACGCGATTTTCTGGATGCTGCGATCAAAGAGTACAACGCTCTTTTCGGCACGAGCTTTGACACATCAAGCGACAAGTTTCAGAACTACTACAAGGATTTGTCGGAGCGGCTGAAAAAACGCGAGCTGGATGTGGTGATTGTGGTCAACATGTTCCTGACCGGCTTCGATGCCACCACGCTCAATACCCTGTGGGCGGACAAGAACCTGCGTGCCCACGGGCTGATCCAGGCTTTTTCGCGCACCAACCGCATCCTCAACTCCGTCAAGACCTTCGGCAACATCGTTTCCTTCCGCGATCTTGAGCAGGAAACCAACGATGCGCTGGCCCTATTCGGCAACAAGGACGCCAAGGGCATCGCGCTGCTGAAACCTTACGCCGAGTACTACAACGAGTACCAGGAGCGGATCAAGGAGTTGACTGAGGAGTTTCCGCTCGATAAGGCCATCGTCGGCGAAGCGGCGCAGAAGGCGTTCATCAAGCTTTTCGGCGTCATCTTGCGGCTGAAAAACATTCTTACGGCATTCGATGATTTCGCAGGCAACGAAATCCTCAGCAGTCGCGATTTCCAGGATTACCAGAGCTGGTATCTCAACTTGTACACCGAGTTCCGCAACGCATCGGAAGCGGAAAAGGAGTCGATCATCGACGATGTGGTGTTCGAGATCGAGCTGATCAAACAGGTCGAGATCAACGTTGATTACATCCTGATGCTGGTCGAAAAGTATCTGAAGGAGAAAGGCTCGGGCGAAGACAAAGAGATCCGGGCCACCATCGAGCGCGCGGTCAATGCCAGCCCCAGCTTGCGCAACAAAAAAGACCTCATCGAGCAGTTTGTGGATTCCGTCTCTGTGAACGCCAAGGTCGATGTGGAGTGGATCGCCTTCATTGCGACCAAGAAGGCGGAGGAGCTTGACCGGATCATCGCCGATGAAGGTCTCAACGTCGATGAAACGAAGGCGTTTATCGACAATGCGTTTCGGGACGGCGCGATCCCGGTCACCGGCACCGCCATCACGAAGATCCTGCCGCCGGTTTCAAGGTTCAGCAAAGACAACGGCCATGCGGTGAAAAAGCAAACGGTGTTGGACAAGCTGGCTGCGTTCTTCGAGCGCTTTTTCGGTATGGGGGGTATAGGAAACTGTTAG
- a CDS encoding restriction endonuclease subunit S has translation MSRIDELIAELCPDGVEHKRLGDVGKFVRGNGLQKKDLADIGVGAIHYGQVYTHYGIWATETKSFVSPELAKRLRKAKSGDLVIATTSENDEDVCKAVAWLGKESIAISGDAYIYSHSLEPKYVAYFFQSEQFQSQKMRHITGTKVKRLSGDSMAKLLIPVPPLEVQREIVKVLDTFTKLEAELEAELEAELEARRRQYAHYRDLLLAFPEGARWVPMGDFGSFFGGLTGKAKADFAGGNARFVSYVNVLKNSAVDTAADDYVMVRPGERQRALRRGDVLFTGSSETPDEVGMSAVVTAEVAEPLYLNSFCIGYRLHDPTLLHPDFSKHLFRSSGMRSQIIKTASGVTRFNVSKGRLAKVEIPVPPINEQRRIAHTLDKFDALVNDLSIGLPAEIVARRKQYEHYRDRLLTFEEAHL, from the coding sequence ATGAGCCGAATTGACGAGCTGATTGCCGAGCTGTGCCCGGATGGGGTGGAGCACAAACGCCTCGGCGATGTAGGTAAATTTGTCCGAGGCAATGGCCTTCAAAAGAAGGACCTCGCTGACATCGGAGTTGGTGCAATCCACTACGGGCAGGTCTACACGCATTACGGCATTTGGGCGACTGAAACGAAGTCGTTTGTTTCACCAGAGTTGGCCAAGCGACTACGAAAAGCAAAGAGCGGCGATCTCGTTATCGCTACAACGAGCGAGAATGACGAGGATGTTTGTAAGGCTGTCGCATGGCTGGGTAAAGAAAGCATTGCCATCAGCGGTGATGCATACATTTATAGCCATTCGCTTGAACCAAAGTATGTTGCGTACTTCTTTCAGTCCGAACAATTCCAGTCACAGAAAATGCGTCACATCACCGGGACCAAGGTGAAGCGGCTCTCAGGCGATAGCATGGCCAAGCTTCTCATCCCCGTCCCGCCGCTCGAAGTGCAGCGCGAAATCGTGAAAGTACTGGACACGTTCACTAAGCTGGAGGCGGAGCTGGAGGCGGAGCTGGAAGCGGAGCTGGAAGCGCGTCGGCGGCAGTATGCCCACTACCGGGACTTGCTCTTGGCCTTCCCTGAGGGGGCCCGGTGGGTGCCCATGGGTGATTTTGGATCCTTCTTCGGAGGACTCACGGGCAAGGCGAAGGCCGATTTTGCTGGCGGGAACGCGCGCTTTGTCTCGTACGTTAACGTGCTCAAGAACAGCGCAGTCGACACCGCCGCTGATGACTACGTTATGGTCCGCCCAGGAGAGCGGCAGCGCGCACTCCGGCGCGGTGATGTACTCTTTACTGGCTCCTCGGAGACTCCCGACGAGGTTGGCATGTCCGCGGTTGTTACTGCCGAGGTGGCGGAACCGCTGTATCTCAACAGCTTCTGCATCGGCTATCGCCTGCATGACCCCACACTGTTGCATCCTGACTTTTCGAAGCACCTGTTCCGATCCAGCGGAATGCGGAGCCAAATCATCAAGACTGCAAGTGGTGTCACGCGGTTCAACGTCTCGAAGGGGCGACTCGCCAAGGTTGAGATCCCGGTTCCTCCAATTAACGAACAGCGGCGAATTGCCCACACCCTCGACAAGTTCGACGCGCTCGTGAACGACCTCAGCATCGGCCTACCGGCGGAGATCGTCGCTCGGCGCAAGCAGTATGAACACTACCGCGACCGCCTGCTGACCTTCGAGGAGGCTCATCTATGA